A stretch of the Hypomesus transpacificus isolate Combined female chromosome 12, fHypTra1, whole genome shotgun sequence genome encodes the following:
- the LOC124474917 gene encoding uncharacterized protein LOC124474917, with product METVATDTDILEPDWGRCQNKEQKERMLVRLRGMQKYKSAAQRLRCLSQQLERGEVSVEDVKRSVEQAADVLDTVYIDHTRRLLETDDDLSEIQTESVPSEVRDWLASTFTRKVAVARRRPAEKPRFRTIVHAVQAGIFVESLPSSGAVVGSVQRHSVGGSCDYSLASVDLTRLRHDMTHAIVTNKERWRELAQHELANKERPCDKKEADPQENMPAVAVETVSDATGPEIKEEPVSEIHSHNALGQDSVNPTENKTLSWNGVNEDEEEEEEKQQTHQCLPSDEEGHLQ from the exons atggagacagtCGCCACGGACACGGATATCCTGGAGCCTGATTGGGGGAGGTGTCAAAATAAGGAGCAGAAGGAGAGAATGTTGGTGCGGCTGCGGGGAAT GCAGAAGTACAAGAGTGCAGCGCAAAG gctgcgCTGCCTGTCCCAGcagctggagaggggggaggtgtcgGTGGAGGATGTGAAAAGGAGTGTAGAGCAAGCTGCTGACGTCCTGGACACAGTCTATATAGACCACACAAG ACGTCTCCTCGAAACAGACGATGACCTCAGTGAAATCCAGACAGAGTCTGTTCCCTCCGAAGTCCGGGATTGGCTGGCCTCCACCTTCACCAGGAAGGTGGCCGTGGCCAGGCGTCGTCCAGCCGAGAAGCCGAGGTTCCGCACCATCGTCCACGCCGTGCAGGCCGGCATCTTTGTAGAGAG tctcccAAGTTCAGGAGCCGTGGTGGGGTCTGTCCAGAGACACAGCGTGGGAGGGTCATGTGACTACTCCCTGGCCAGCGTGGACCTGACCCGCCTGCGTCACGACATGACACACGCCATCGTCACCAACAAGGAGCGCTGGAGGGAGCTGGCCCAGCACG AGTTGGCCAATAAGGAGAGGCCATGTGACAAGAAAGAGGCGGACCCTCAGGAAAACATGCCAGCCGTCGCTGTGGAAACAGTCAGTGATGCGACTGGTCCGGAGATCAAGGAGGAGCCTGTGTCAGAAATAcactcccacaatgcactgggACAGGACAGTGTGAACCCAACTGAGAACAAGACCCTCTCCTGGAACg GGGTcaatgaggatgaggaggaagaggaggagaaacaacAGACCCATCAATGTCTTCCCTCGGATGAAGAGGGACATCTTCAGTAA
- the LOC124474479 gene encoding protein phosphatase 1 regulatory subunit 1C-like isoform X1, which translates to MEPSSPKKIQFSVPPLQNQLDPQAAEHIRRRRPTPATLLTYQDLSGEVEDKHGASGVTDGSNVSQRNPSHAPPSIKDLQQHLQRHEQPEAGFCENSLIATQHFGNTAQWANQNGPDEPNGNEAYLLLANEELALGERDCVGEPSSSQQENLSSSESVSR; encoded by the exons ATGGAGCCCAGCAGCCCCAAGAAGATCCagttctctgttcctcctctccagaACCAGCTGGACCCCCAGGCTGCAGAACAT atccGTCGGAGGAGACCGACCCCAGCTACCCTGCTCACCTACCAAGATCTGTCTGGAG aagTGGAAGACAAGCATGGGGCCAGTGGGGTGACAGAC gGTTCCAATGTGTCTCAGAGGAATCCGAGCCATGCCCCGCCCTCAATCAAAG ATTTGCAGCAGCACCTTCAGAGGCACGAACAGCCGGAGGCGGGATTCTGTGAAAACAGTCTAATCGCAACCCAGCACTTTGGGAACACAGCGCAATGGGCTAATCAAAATGGGCCTGATGAGCCCAATGGCAATGAGGCGTACCTACTGCTAGCCAATGAGGAGCTAGCGCTGGGTGAGCGCGACTGTGTGGGGG AACCTTCCAGCAGCCAACAAGAGAACCTGTCCAGCTCAGAGTCTGTCTCTCGATAA
- the LOC124474479 gene encoding protein phosphatase 1 regulatory subunit 1C-like isoform X2, translating into MEPSSPKKIQFSVPPLQNQLDPQAAEHIRRRRPTPATLLTYQDLSGEVEDKHGASGVTDGSNVSQRNPSHAPPSIKDLQQHLQRHEQPEAGFCENSLIATQHFGNTAQWANQNGPDEPNGNEAYLLLANEELALEPSSSQQENLSSSESVSR; encoded by the exons ATGGAGCCCAGCAGCCCCAAGAAGATCCagttctctgttcctcctctccagaACCAGCTGGACCCCCAGGCTGCAGAACAT atccGTCGGAGGAGACCGACCCCAGCTACCCTGCTCACCTACCAAGATCTGTCTGGAG aagTGGAAGACAAGCATGGGGCCAGTGGGGTGACAGAC gGTTCCAATGTGTCTCAGAGGAATCCGAGCCATGCCCCGCCCTCAATCAAAG ATTTGCAGCAGCACCTTCAGAGGCACGAACAGCCGGAGGCGGGATTCTGTGAAAACAGTCTAATCGCAACCCAGCACTTTGGGAACACAGCGCAATGGGCTAATCAAAATGGGCCTGATGAGCCCAATGGCAATGAGGCGTACCTACTGCTAGCCAATGAGGAGCTAGCGCTGG AACCTTCCAGCAGCCAACAAGAGAACCTGTCCAGCTCAGAGTCTGTCTCTCGATAA
- the LOC124474454 gene encoding neurogenic differentiation factor 1-like has product MTLLPSLSREDTAWQQQLDVGRQEPHFTTMEIGNRKKEDDRMMEQESNEESESEEVESEEEKEEAKEERPGNEGPAGRKRRTTRTAGAQRVKARRMKANARERSRMHGLNEALEELRSVVPCFSGAQKLSKIETLRLARNYIWALSELLQEGRGYQGYQGYQAPDLLAFMQALCQGLSQPTSNLLASSLQLNPLTSLPEQAPELHSTLAPPPQPYPYPSPPYSNMDLHHTNTSLQRANTNLYHAKVNPYHNLGGALETYLDVGEFSSGPAPSGFDPPLSPPLSFSGSFSYKMEAELDRSPAFSAPHTPDPGPQGSRRDVVDSPPRRFDLTESPSLRYDIVNDAGLASQSERLLRAQLTSLLQES; this is encoded by the coding sequence ATGACCCTGCTGCCATCCCTATCCAGAGAGGACACTGCTTGGCAGCAGCAACTGGACGTCGGACGCCAGGAACCCCATTTCACCACGATGGAGATAGGCAACAGGAAGAAGGAGGACGACAGGATGATGGAGCAGGAGAGCAACGAGGAGTCGGAGTCAGAGGAGGTGGAgtcggaggaggagaaggaggaggcgaAGGAGGAGAGGCCTGGGAACGAGGGCCCGgcgggcaggaagaggaggacaaccAGGACGGCGGGCGCCCAGCGTGTGAAGGCACGGCGCATGAAGGCCAACGCGCGCGAGCGCAGCCGCATGCACGGCCTGAACGAGGCCCTGGAGGAGCTGCGGAGCGTGGTGCCCTGCTTCTCCGGCGCCCAGAAGCTGTCCAAGATCGAGACGCTGCGCCTGGCCAGGAACTACATCTGGGCGCTGTCGGAGCTGCTGCAGGAGGGGCGTGGCTACCAGGGCTACCAGGGCTACCAAGCCCCAGACCTGCTGGCCTTCATGCAGGCTCTCTGCCAGGGCCTCTCCCAGCCCACCTCCAACCTGCTGGCCAGCAGCCTGCAGCTcaaccccctcacctctctcccagaGCAGGCTCCAGAGCTCCACTCCACCCTGGCACCACCCCCACAGCCCTACCCCTACCCCAGCCCTCCGTATAGCAACATGGACCTCCACCACACCAACACCAGCCTCCAGCGCGCCAACACCAACCTCTACCATGCCAAGGTCAACCCCTACCACAACCTCGGCGGCGCCCTAGAGACGTACTTGGACGTCGGGGAGTTCTCgtccggccccgccccctcgggctttgacccgcccctgAGCCCGCCGCTCAGCTTCAGCGGAAGCTTCAGCTACAAGATGGAGGCGGAGTTAGACCGGAGCCCCGCCTTCTCGGCCCCGCACACTCCCGACCCGGGGCCGCAAGGCTCTCGCCGCGACGTCGTAGACAGCCCCCCACGACGCTTTGACCTCACTGAGAGCCCCTCTCTGCGGTATGACATTGTGAACGACGCGGGGCTGGCGTCGCAGAGTGAACGTCTGCTCAGGGCCCAGCTCACCTCGCTCCTCCAGGAGTCCTGA